The genome window CAAGATCGAACCCGCCATCGGACCGGGATATTACCGCGAGGATTACATCCGCATGTGGTGGCCCATGCAGGATTATTTCGGCCTGGTGAGTCAGCGCGACCCAAACACCCCCTTCCCGGAAGATTACGCCTGCAATGGCGTCATGAGTTTTCTAAAATTGCGAAAATCAAGGGATTATGCAAGGTTCTGCGAGGGATTCACCAATCCGCAGATCCGCGCTGGCATCGTACAGATCTGGCTCAATCGTGATTACAGCCTGTATGCGCAGGCAAAAGGACGGCAGGACCTGACCCTCACGACCTGGCAGCCCGCCGACCCGATGCGCCTTTACATTCGTCAGGATGTTGCCGCGCAAATTTGGAATTACGGCGTCCCGCCGGCTCCCCAGCAAATGGTGGAAGACCCAACCGAGGGCAAATACACGCCGCTTGCCGCAGATCTCATCCTTGACGCCACGCAGGCAAATCCTGTGGTGTTGAATGCACCACGTTCACTCGCCTTTGCAAAGGATGGCACAATGTATGTGGCAGACTCCCGCAACCACCGCATCCTGCATCTGGACACACAGGGGAATATCCTGCATGAATGGGGCAGTTTTGCAGACGGCCTCAACACCCCGGCTGGACCCGGCACGTTCAACGAACCATGGGGCATCGCCATTGGAAAAGATGGCTCCGTCTATGTGACCGATACCTGGAATCACCGCGTTCAGAAATTTTCCGCAAGCGGCAGATTTATCACAGCCTGGGGGGTGTTCGGTCAGGGTGATACACCTCAGTCCTTCTACGGTCCGCGCGGCTTGGCGGTGGATGACAAGGGGCGGGTTTATGTCGTGGATACGGGCAACAAGCGCGTCGTTGTGTTCGATGCGAGCGCGAATTTCATCACCGAGTTTGGAACGGCGGGCTTTGCTCCCGGCGAGTTTGACGAGCCGGTCGGCATCGCGATAGATAAAAATGGCCTTGTCTATGTAACGGACACATGGAATCAACGTGTGCAGGTCTTTCTGCCGGTGGATGTCGAAAACATCCTGACCTTCATCCCGCACAAGCAATGGGACATCTTTGCCTGGTTCGGGCAATCGCTGGACAACAAGCCGTTCATTGCCGTAAACAATGACTTGCATGTTTTCATCACCGACCCTGAGGGATTTCGGGTGATCGAGTTTGACCCGGATGGCAATGTTGTCCGCACCTGGGGCGATTACGGCAACACCGCCTTGAGTTTTGGTCTTGCTTCCGGAATTGCAGTGGATGCCGATGGTCAGGTATGGGTGACGGACGGCTCATTCAACCGCATCATGAGGTTCACGCTGCCGTAACATGTCAATCAGAAGGTCCCGTGAGCAATCATACTCACGGGACTTTTATTGCCGCTAAATTTTATGGTGGTATAATGCCGTTGCTTCCAAGCAAAATATCCCCCGAGGGAGAAGTATGAAACTCCACGAATATCAATCAAAAACAATTTTCTCGAAGTATGGCATCCCGATTCCGAAGGGCAGGGTTGCGGCTACCGCTCAGGAGGCAAAGCAGATCGCCGAAGAGCTGGGTGGCCGCGTTGTCATTAAAGCACAGGTATTGGTGGGTGGACGCGGAAAAGCAGGCGGTGTAAAGCTCGCCAAAGATTCCACGGAAGCCGAACAGCTTGCCACTCAAATCCTGGGCATGGATATCAAGGGACTGCCGGTCCGTAAAGTGCTTGTGGACGAAGCCTCCGCCATCGACCAGGAGATTTACTTCTCCATCACCAATGACCGCGCCGCGAAGAAACCCGTGATGATCGCATCCTCTGCAGGCGGCGTGGACATCGAAGAAGTGGCCGCAACAGACCCCGACAAGATCATCAAGGTTCACATTGACCCTCTGCTCGGTCTGCGCGAATACCAGGCACGTGACGTGGCTGTTGCCATCGACCTTCCCCGCGATTACTGGAAGGACTTTGTCAAAGTGGCGATGGGATTGTGGGACGTCTACAAAAACACCGATGCGACACTGGCAGAGATCAATCCGCTGGTGATCACCAAGGATAAAAAGCTGATCGCCCTCGACGGCAAGATGATGATCGACGATAACGCCCTCTTCCGCCAGCCCGACCTCGCGGAAATGCGTGATACGGACGAAGATGCGCCGGCTGAGATCGAAGCCCGCAAGTACGGGCTTTCCTATATCAAACTCGACGGGGACATCGGCTGCATGGTCAACGGCGCAGGGCTTGCCATGACCAGCATGGACGTGATCAAACTCTTTGGGGGCGAGCCTGCCAACTTCCTGGACGTGGGAGGCGGCGCAGACTCGAAGAAGGTCGCCGCGGCAATGCGCATCATCCTCACCGACTCGAATGTCAAAGCCGTGCTTTTCAACATTTTCGGCGGCATTACCCGATGTGATGAAGTCGCAAGAGGCATCCTCACCGCCATGGATGAGGTCAAACCGAAAGTTCCGATGGTCGTCCGCCTCGTCGGCACAAATGCCGAAGAAGGACGCCGCCTGCTCGAAAATGCAAAAATGATCACCGCAGAAACCCTCGCCGACGCGGCGAAGAAATCTGTCCAGGCCGCGAAGAAAGGGAAATAATCATGAGCATCCTTGTTGATAAAAACACCCGCCTCATTGTTCAGGGCATTACCGGCAATGAAGGCTTGTTTCACACCACGCAAATGGCCGCCTATGGCACGAACATCGTGGGCGGCGTGACGCCCGGCAAGGGCGGTGAATGGGTGCTGGAAAAGATCCCCGTCTTTGACTCGGTCAAGACCGCCCGGGACGCAACGGACGCAAACGCCACGATCATTTTCGTCCCGGCCCGCTTCGCGCCGGACGCCATGTTCGAAGCCGCCGACGCAGGCATTCCCCTCATCATTTGCATCACCGAAGGCGTCGCCGTGCAAGACATGATGCGTGTGCGCAACTACCTCGACCAGAGAAAAGTCCGCCTGATCGGACCGAATTGCCCGGGCCTGCTAACGCCCGGCGAAGCGAAAGTCGGCATCATCCCCGGTGATATTGCCATCCCGGGCAGCGTGGGTGTCGTCTCCCGCTCCGGCACGCTGACCTACGAAGTGCTGTACGCCATGAAACTACTCGGCATGGGCGCATCCACCTGCGTCGGCATTGGCGGCGACCCGGTCAATGGGACGAATTTCCTCGATGTGCTGGAAATGTTCGAGCACGACCCCAAGACCGAAAAGGTCATCATGATCGGTGAGATCGGCGGCAACGAAGAGGAAAAAGCCGCGGATTATATCGCTGCCAAAATGACCAAGCCGGTTGCATCCTTCATTGCCGGGCAGACCGCTCCTCCCGGCAAACGCATGGGGCACGCAGGCGCGATCATCGAAGGCGGCGCGGGCACAGCGGCAGACAAGATCAAAGCCCTCGAAGCCGCAGGCGTGAAGGTCGCAAAACATCCGGAAGAAATCCCCACCTTGCTCTAGTCATCATGGCGTTTCGAGGAAATTGCTTCGGACGGAAAAACTCCGCCGCGCAATGACATCTTTAAATCATATAGAGCCGCCTCATAAGGGCGGCTCTACGGTTATAATCCCAACAATCAATTACTTCTTGCGGGCTTCAATATAGTTAACCGCCTCGCCAACCGTGGTGATCTTCTGGGCATCTTCGTCGGAAATCTCGGCTCCAAATTTATCTTCAAAAGCCATGATCAATTCCACGAGATCCAGCGAATCAGCTTCAAGGTCCTCACGGAAGCGCGCTTCCATAGTGATCTTCTGCTCATCCACGCCGAGCAGATCCTTGACAATCGCTTTAAGTTCAGTATAGGTTTCGGACATTACAGCCTCCAAGTTTTAGTTGAGTGTTTTATTGTAATCGCTTGACAAAGCCTGTCAAGCCAGTTATCAAACACAGGAACACTACCCCATGACAAAAGTTGCGCCGATAGACCAGCGAAAAGCCGACCACATTAAAATCAACTTAGAGCAGGATGTGCGTTCTGCCCTGACCAGCGGCCTGGAAAAATTTCATTTCTCCCACGAGGCCCTGCCCGAATTGGATTTGAACCACCTCGACACGACCGTCAACCTGTTCGGCAGGGCCCTGGCATCTCCCACCCTGATCAGCTCGATGACCGGCGGTACACCCGAAGCCGAGACGATAAATGTACGTCTCGCCGAAGCTGCGCAGGAGTGCGGCATCGCCATGGGCGTCGGATCTCAGCGCGCCGCCATCGAGCATCCTGAACAGGCGAGAACCTTTCAAGTGCGGAGGGTCGCGCCCGACATTTTATTATTCGCAAATCTCGGAGCAGTACAATTCAACTACGGCTATGGCATTGACCATTGCCGCCGGGCCGTGGACATGATCCAGGCTGATGCGCTCTACCTGCATTTGAATCCCTTGCAGGAAGCCGTCCAGGACGGGGGCGACACGAACTGGATGGGCATTGCAATGAAGATCGAAGACGTGTGCAAGAAACTCGAAGTGCCTGTCATCGCAAAAGAAGTCGGCTGGGGCATCTCCGAAAAAACAGCCAAACTGTTAGCCGATTGCGGTGTGCAAGCGATTGACGTGGCAGGCGCGGGCGGGACCAGCTGGTCGCAGGTCGAAATGCACCGCGCGCCCGACGAATTCACCCGTCAACTCGCCGCCACATTCGTTGGCTGGGGCATACCAACTGCAGACTCGATTTTGAACGTGAAGAAAGCCGTCCCCGATATGACGATTTTCGCCAGCGGCGGCATCAAAGACGGACTCGACATCGCCAAATGCATCGCCCTTGGCGCGACCCTCGGCGGCATGGCAGGTCAATTCCTCAAAGCCGCGGCAGTTTCGACAGAAAAAGCCGTTGAGCTAATGAAGCTGACCAAACGCCAGATCGAAGTCACCATGTTTGCGTGTGGAGTTGAAACGTTGGAAGGGCTTGTCCAGAGCCTGGTCGAAGGATGAAGGCCGGGAAGTTGGCAATCCGCTCACAGAAAGGAAACACCCATGGCAACACTACAAAGGTATATACAAAATAGGTTGACTTTGTGCCATCAAGACCTTTCTAGAATTGAAGAAATCTATAAATCGATTGAGAAGTCGATTGAACACGCCGAGTTGTCTGCCATTCGCATGGAGTTCGACGCCATTCACAAAACCATCGCCAAGATAGAGGCAACGGAAAAAGTACCACTTCCAAATTACCCGAATGCTGATCCCATTGATCCCGCTTTTCTCTTGCAACTCGAACGCGACTCCTTCCCCACTAGCATTGACGGCAAGATCGTGGATATCAACGTGCGCGAATTATTGAACGGGATTCGTCCATCCAAGAACCAAGCTGTGAAGGTGTTCATCAGTTATTCCCATCAAGACAAATCCTTCGCCAAAAAACTCGCAGGTGAACTGGAACGTCAAGGCATGAAAGTAAAAGTCAAGGCATGAAAGTCTGGTGGGATTTCGAGGGGCTCAAAGGCGGACAGGACTGGCAAAAAGAGATCGAACGCGGCATCAAGCAATGCGACTTCTTCCTCGTCGTTCTTACGCCTGACGCAGCTACGTCCGAGTGGGTTGGGAATGAAATCACCTATGCCAGCAACGCGCAGAAAACGATCATCCCGCTGCATTTGAAAAAATGCGAGATTCCCATTGGTCTCATTAAGAAGCAATATATTGATTTCGAGAAGCAGACGCAAAAACCGCGATCAAGGAACCGTTCCAGATTTTAAAGGCGAGTGAATGAAATGTCCAACCGCCTAATACGTCTCCACATACACCAAAATCGAAAAGATGATCGCCGTCAACACCCCGATGACACACAGCCCAATCCCCACCGTGGCGGCTTTTCTGAATTCCGACCTTCTGCCGAATACCCCCAAAACGATTCCTGCGGCCCCTAGCCCGACACCAAGAATGGGAACCAAACCCGTACACAGACACAATACACCGAGCGCAGCAGATGCAAGCGCATAAAATTTATTCAACCGCTCTTCGGGGTCAAGGGAGGCGGGATCAGTCTGCATGGTCAATCCTCCTCACCCGTCATCAATTTGATCCGCTCCCAGGGCTTCAAACTTTCGTCCTCGGCCAGTAACGTCTTCAGATCATACAACTCGTCACGAAACGCTGCAGCTCTTTCAAACTCAAGGTTCTTCGCCGCCTCCTTCATGTGCCTTTCCACTTCGGCAACGATCTTGCGCAATTCGCCGCGCGGCATGGCGCCTGCGCCCTTCACTTTATATTCACCTCTCAGCTCGCCCACCGCCTTCTCGGACATTCCCTCGGTCAGGTCGTGGATCTCCTTGTGAATACTGATCGGCACAATGCCATTCTCCTCGTTAAACTTAATCTGCTTCGCACGGCGGCGGTTGGTCTCCTCAATCGCACGTTTCATCGAATCCGTCTCGCGGTCTGCATACATGATCACGCGTCCATTCACGTTGCGCGCCGCCCGCCCGATGGTCTGGATCAGCGCCGTATCCGAGCGCAGGAAGCCTTCCTTGTCCGCATCGAGAATCGCAACCAGGGAAACTTCCGGCAGGTCCAGCCCTTCGCGCAACAGGTTGATGCCAACAAGCACATCGAATGTTCCCAGGCGCAGATCGCGCAGGATGCTGACGCGTTCGAGCGTTTCCACTTCCGAATGTAAATATTGA of Anaerolineales bacterium contains these proteins:
- a CDS encoding toll/interleukin-1 receptor domain-containing protein, translated to MATLQRYIQNRLTLCHQDLSRIEEIYKSIEKSIEHAELSAIRMEFDAIHKTIAKIEATEKVPLPNYPNADPIDPAFLLQLERDSFPTSIDGKIVDINVRELLNGIRPSKNQAVKVFISYSHQDKSFAKKLAGELERQGMKVKVKA
- the sucD gene encoding succinate--CoA ligase subunit alpha, whose protein sequence is MSILVDKNTRLIVQGITGNEGLFHTTQMAAYGTNIVGGVTPGKGGEWVLEKIPVFDSVKTARDATDANATIIFVPARFAPDAMFEAADAGIPLIICITEGVAVQDMMRVRNYLDQRKVRLIGPNCPGLLTPGEAKVGIIPGDIAIPGSVGVVSRSGTLTYEVLYAMKLLGMGASTCVGIGGDPVNGTNFLDVLEMFEHDPKTEKVIMIGEIGGNEEEKAADYIAAKMTKPVASFIAGQTAPPGKRMGHAGAIIEGGAGTAADKIKALEAAGVKVAKHPEEIPTLL
- the acpP gene encoding acyl carrier protein, whose amino-acid sequence is MSETYTELKAIVKDLLGVDEQKITMEARFREDLEADSLDLVELIMAFEDKFGAEISDEDAQKITTVGEAVNYIEARKK
- the sucC gene encoding ADP-forming succinate--CoA ligase subunit beta encodes the protein MKLHEYQSKTIFSKYGIPIPKGRVAATAQEAKQIAEELGGRVVIKAQVLVGGRGKAGGVKLAKDSTEAEQLATQILGMDIKGLPVRKVLVDEASAIDQEIYFSITNDRAAKKPVMIASSAGGVDIEEVAATDPDKIIKVHIDPLLGLREYQARDVAVAIDLPRDYWKDFVKVAMGLWDVYKNTDATLAEINPLVITKDKKLIALDGKMMIDDNALFRQPDLAEMRDTDEDAPAEIEARKYGLSYIKLDGDIGCMVNGAGLAMTSMDVIKLFGGEPANFLDVGGGADSKKVAAAMRIILTDSNVKAVLFNIFGGITRCDEVARGILTAMDEVKPKVPMVVRLVGTNAEEGRRLLENAKMITAETLADAAKKSVQAAKKGK
- a CDS encoding toll/interleukin-1 receptor domain-containing protein, which codes for MKVWWDFEGLKGGQDWQKEIERGIKQCDFFLVVLTPDAATSEWVGNEITYASNAQKTIIPLHLKKCEIPIGLIKKQYIDFEKQTQKPRSRNRSRF
- the fni gene encoding type 2 isopentenyl-diphosphate Delta-isomerase — its product is MTKVAPIDQRKADHIKINLEQDVRSALTSGLEKFHFSHEALPELDLNHLDTTVNLFGRALASPTLISSMTGGTPEAETINVRLAEAAQECGIAMGVGSQRAAIEHPEQARTFQVRRVAPDILLFANLGAVQFNYGYGIDHCRRAVDMIQADALYLHLNPLQEAVQDGGDTNWMGIAMKIEDVCKKLEVPVIAKEVGWGISEKTAKLLADCGVQAIDVAGAGGTSWSQVEMHRAPDEFTRQLAATFVGWGIPTADSILNVKKAVPDMTIFASGGIKDGLDIAKCIALGATLGGMAGQFLKAAAVSTEKAVELMKLTKRQIEVTMFACGVETLEGLVQSLVEG